A region from the Pelecanus crispus isolate bPelCri1 chromosome 11, bPelCri1.pri, whole genome shotgun sequence genome encodes:
- the DNAJA3 gene encoding dnaJ homolog subfamily A member 3, mitochondrial, with protein sequence MAAGRASRWLGAAAAVAARSRGPGAGRLPLLWLLRGLGVPPPPAARCLLPPCAGLCAAGTKRAAAASFHSSAAARAKEDYYQVLGVPRTATQKEIKKAYYQLAKKYHPDTNKDDPKAKEKFSQLAEAYEVLSDEVKRKQYDAYGTASFDPGAAGAGAGRQYWSSGPSIDPEELFRKIFGEFSGSPFGDFQNVFDQPQEYIMELTFTQAAKGVNKEIVVNINDSCGRCNGKGHEPGTKAQRCHYCSGTGMETINTGPFVMRSTCRRCGGRGSIITTPCVVCRGTGQTKQKKTVMVPVPAGVEDGQTVRMPVGKKEIFITFRVQKSSVFRRNGADIHSDLLISIAQAVLGGTARCQGLYETINIAIPPGIQPDQKIRMSGKGIPKVNSYGYGDHYIHIKIKVPQRLTDRQRALMMSYAEDEADVDGTVNGVTNTASGKRSTGN encoded by the exons ATGGCGGCCGGGAGGGCCTCGCGCTGGctcggggcggccgccgccgtcgccgccaggagccgcgggccgggcgccGGGCGGCTGCCGCTCCTCTGGCTCCTCCGGGGTCTCGGcgtcccgccgccccccgccgcccgctgccTCCTGCCGCCGTGCGCCGGGCTCTGCGCCGCgg GGACGAAgcgcgctgccgccgcctccttccacagcagcGCTGCGGCCCGCGCCAAGGAGGACTACTACCAGGTGCTGGGGGTGCCCCGCACCGCCACCCAGAAGGAGATCAAGAAGGCCTACTACCAG CTGGCAAAGAAATACCACCCTGATACAAATAAGGATGACCCTAAAGCTAAAGAGAAGTTCTCTCAGCTGGCAGAAGCCTATGAG GTATTAAGTGATGAAGTGAAGCGGAAACAATATGATGCGTACGGCACGGCTAGTTTTGATCCTGGTGCAGCAGGTGCTGGCGCTGGGCGGCAGTACTGGAGTAGCGGTCCATCAATTGATCCGGAagagcttttcagaaaaatcttcgGAGAGTTTTCGGGATCCCCTTTCGGTGATTTTCAGAACGTCTTTGACCAGCCACAGGAG TACATCATGGAACTGACATTCACCCAAGCTGCAAAAGGTGTTAACAAGGAGATTGTGGTAAACATCAACGACTCCTGTGGGCGATGCAATGGTAAAGGACATGAACCTGGTACCAAAGCGCAGCGCTGTCACTACTGCAGTGGCACTGGCATG GAGACGATAAACACTGGCCCTTTTGTAATGCGATCTACATGCCGACGATGCGGCGGTCGTGGTTCCATCATAACAACACCGTGCGTAGTATGTCGAGGAACGGggcaaaccaaacaaaaaaagacagtgaTGGTTCCTGTGCCAGCTG GTGTTGAGGATGGGCAGACAGTTCGGATGCctgtggggaagaaagaaattttcattACATTCAGG GTTCAAAAAAGTTCTGTGTTCAGAAGAAATGGAGCAGATATCCATTCAGACCTCCTTATTTCTATAGCACAGGCTGTCCTGGGAGGCACAGCCAGATGTCAAGGCTTGTACGAGACAATCAATATCGCA ATACCCCCGGGTATTCAGCCAGACCAGAAAATTCGAATGAGTGGGAAAGGCATTCCCAAAGTTAACAGCTATGGCTACGGAGACCACTACATTCACATAAAGATAAAAGTTCCTCA GAGGCTGACAGATCGCCAGAGAGCCTTAATGATGAGCTATGCTGAGGACGAGGCAGATGTGGACGGCACGGTGAACGGAGTCACAAATACAGCATCAG